The genomic DNA CTCTACTGAGACACACACGTACAAGTACTGCCAGCAACTGAAAGCTCGGTTCCAGAGTCAATTTTCACGGGACACAGGAAAATGTTGTGTATGATGGCTGCATAACAATTTTCAGCACTCGACTTCGTCCGCAGATCACCCGTAACATGCTTGCGATTTCCTCCAAATGTAATTCATATCTGCCGATACAGACCTTTCCAGCAAGTTAAAACTCTGTGTCACCCCCAGTTTCTCAAGGACACCAGAAAATAGTGTTCATTTCCCAAATACAAGTACCCAAATGACAAATTAAATATACTCAGTTAAAATTTGTTAAATACACTCTAACACACTCCATTGAAACTACTTATTATTTTTTACCTTCTTTACATCTTCATTTTGCAAGTCGGGCTTTATTGTATTGCCCattacattatttcatttataaTCGGTGTCTTTAGCAGTTTCATTTatctttgcgtgtgtgtgtgtcaaactAAGACCACTGTGACATCATTCCATCTAGTAAAGGCAATCAATCGTGATTTCGTCTGTCGCATTACCACTCGATTCCTGGCCCTATCCCCGACAGTGGGTTCGTGCCATCCTCGAAAGAAATCATCATCACCGTCTTCAACATCGCCATCGCCACGCAGAAGGAAGAGGAGGGCACGTAGCAGGCGGGCCGCGACATGGGCCGGAGCCGGCGGtcgcagctgctgctgccatggctGCTGCTCCTAGCGCTAGGTGTGCACGGCGGCCGCGGCGAGCTGAGCGACTTCGTGAGCCGCTTCGAGCGAGTTCGCATGCAGGCGTTCAGCGTGCCGCCCACCCGCAGCGTAGACGCCATGGACGTGGCAGCCGACGCGCAGGGCGGCTACCGGGTCTCATTCGAGGCCTACGGCCAGCACTTCAACCTGTCGCTCGCCGAGGACCCGCGCCACGTGAACCGCATCCCGGTGTTCGTGCACAACACGACCGGCGTGTCGCGAGTCGCGTACGAGGCCGACTACAGCCTCTACATCGGCCGGCTCGAGGACAACCCGCGCTCGGAGGTGATGGGCTACTTCCGCGACGGCGTCTTCGACGGCGTCATACGCACCGAGAACAACGTGTACTTCGTCGAGCCCGCGGACAACTTCTTCCTGGAGAAGCAGAACTACGACGCCGTCGTCTACTCCGGCATGGAGGTCATGGCGCCCGACTGCATCACCATGCGCGGGGGCGTGCGCGCCTGCTTCCAGAACACGACGCGCGCCGTCGGCCCCTcgaagcagctgcagcggctgtCGGCCGAGGAAGACTTGCTGACGCGCATGAGCGCGCAGAGGATGCGCTCGTCCTCCGGCCCGTCGTCGGGTCTGCGCGTCTGCGGCATCGAGCTGCTGGCCGACCACTCGTTCTTCCGCTCGCGCAACCGCAACGTCAATCTGGTGGTGCAGGAGATGATCCTGCACCTGCACTACGCCGACCTGGTGTTCCGCAACACCGACTTCCAGCTGCCATTCCGAGTGGGCCTCATACCCGAGAAGGTGACCATCTTCGCCGAGCCCAGCAGCAAGGGCTACCCGCTGGGCCAGGAAGACCTGTCGGCCAAGGACTACCTGGCCAGCTTCTCGTTCTACGTGCAGCGCCACTGCCTCGTCGTGGGCTTCTCCCACCGGCCCTTCGAGAGCAACACGCTGGGCATCTCGTTCGTGGCCAATCCGGACCCCGAGGGCCCCGTGGGTGGCATCTGCGAGCTGCCCATGCGCTTCATCGACCAGGACACCATACACAGCTTCAACATCGCCTCCATCACGACGAGCACGTCTAACCGCAAGCGAGTCCCGCACGGAGTCTCGTTCGGCACGGTGACGCACGAGATCGGCCACAGCTTCGGCTCGCCGCACGACCCCGCCGCCGACCCGGCCTGTCACCCGATCGGCAAGTCGGGCTTCTTCATCATGGTCAAGTACTCCGTGGACGGCTCCCTGCCGAACCACCGCGCCTTCTCGCCCTGCTCGGTGCGCGACATGCGCAAGGTGCTGCGCGCCAAGGGCACCTGCCTGGCCGAAGACGGCGCGCGCTGCGGCAACGGCATCATCGAGCCCGGCGAGGAGTGCGACTGCGGCTCGGAGGCCACCTGCGACACGCTGGACCCGTGCTGCTCGCCCGCGCCGTCGGGCCCGCAGCTGCACGAGGCGCTGCTGCCCCCGCAGCGGGACCTGCCGTGCACGGTGCGCCGCGCCGGCGGGTCCACCTGCTCGCCGCGGTCGTCGGCCTGCTGCAGCGACCAGTGCGGCGCCACGCTGCTGCGCGCCGCGTCCAACGCGTCGTGCCGCCCTTTCGACGAGTGCATGGCGTCGGGCATGTGCGACGACAAGGGCGTCTGCCGGCCGCTCACGGCGCGCGCCGACGGCTACCCGTGCCGGGGCACCAAGAAGACCTGCCGCCACGGCAAGTGCCAGTCGACGCCCTGCCAGGACCGGGGCCTGCTCGACTGCGTGTGCGTGGACGAGGGCCGGTTCGGCAACGACGAGTGCCACATCTGCTGCCGCAACGGCTCGCGCGGCGCCTGCCTGCCCGCCATCGAGCACGGCCTCAAGTCGCTCGACGGCCGCCTGTTCGTGCAGCGCTCCGACTTCTTCTGCCACGGCCGGCGCGGACAGTGCGACGGCTTCGGCATGTGCATCGTCTCGCCCACCATATcgcacagcagcagcaagtcGGCGGCGGCGATGTTGCTGCTGCCGAGCGCGAACTtcgtgctgttgctgctgctgctgctgcggccgcCGCTGCTGTTGCGCGGGCAATAAAAATTCTTGGCTCTCTGAACCGCGTGAACACGCGTGGGCGGGGTTAGGAGGCGGGGCCGCGGCGCCGCCCCGGCTCCGGCCCGCGCCTTCGCCTCGGCAGTCGGCAGCATGCGCCGGCCGCCGGCGAGCGCGGTGCAGTGCGGCTCCAGCGAGGAGCAGAGGCCGCCCCCGCTGAGCTTCTCCATCGAGAGCATCCTGCGACGGCCGGGGCCCAGCGCCGGTGAGCAGACGAACATCCGATTCatgttaggaaaaaaaaaagaaagtttagtGCGAATCGACCTCTAGTCGACGTCGATGATAGACGTCAACTAGACTTCCTGAGCGAGCTGAGGGTGAGAATAGGGCGAACCACGGGCGGTATTCTTGGGCGATCACTTTCGGAGATAGTTTCACTTTGGCGAGATTTCGCGTGACTCGGCTCTGGACGCGTCCGCGTGTACGACCGAGGGCATTTCTGGCGCGGTGACGTGCTCAaaaggcagtatcatcagcgaatcgcaagttactaagctattctccattaactcttatccccaattctccccaatccaggtctctgaatactttctgtaaacacgctgtgaatagcattggagaaatcgtatttccctgcctgacgcctttctttattgggattttgttgctttctttatggaggactacggtgactgtgaagccgctatagatgtctttcagtatttttacatacggctcgtctacgccctgattccgtaatgcctccacgactgctgaggtttcgactgaatcaaacgctttctcgtaatcaatgaacgctatatataagggttggttatattccgcacatttctctatcacctgattgatagtgtgaatatggtctattgttgagtagcctttacggaatcctgcctggtcctttggttgacggaagtctaaggtgttcctgattctatttgtaattaccttagtaaatactttgtaggcaacggacagtaagctgatcggtctacaatttttcaagtcttcagcgtccctttcttatgaattagaattatgttagcgttcttccaagattccggtatgctcgaagtcatgaggcattgagggtggccagttttcctagaacaatctgcccaccatccttcaacaaatctgctgttacctgatcctgcc from Dermacentor albipictus isolate Rhodes 1998 colony chromosome 7, USDA_Dalb.pri_finalv2, whole genome shotgun sequence includes the following:
- the LOC135896626 gene encoding disintegrin and metalloproteinase domain-containing protein 10-like; the protein is MGRSRRSQLLLPWLLLLALGVHGGRGELSDFVSRFERVRMQAFSVPPTRSVDAMDVAADAQGGYRVSFEAYGQHFNLSLAEDPRHVNRIPVFVHNTTGVSRVAYEADYSLYIGRLEDNPRSEVMGYFRDGVFDGVIRTENNVYFVEPADNFFLEKQNYDAVVYSGMEVMAPDCITMRGGVRACFQNTTRAVGPSKQLQRLSAEEDLLTRMSAQRMRSSSGPSSGLRVCGIELLADHSFFRSRNRNVNLVVQEMILHLHYADLVFRNTDFQLPFRVGLIPEKVTIFAEPSSKGYPLGQEDLSAKDYLASFSFYVQRHCLVVGFSHRPFESNTLGISFVANPDPEGPVGGICELPMRFIDQDTIHSFNIASITTSTSNRKRVPHGVSFGTVTHEIGHSFGSPHDPAADPACHPIGKSGFFIMVKYSVDGSLPNHRAFSPCSVRDMRKVLRAKGTCLAEDGARCGNGIIEPGEECDCGSEATCDTLDPCCSPAPSGPQLHEALLPPQRDLPCTVRRAGGSTCSPRSSACCSDQCGATLLRAASNASCRPFDECMASGMCDDKGVCRPLTARADGYPCRGTKKTCRHGKCQSTPCQDRGLLDCVCVDEGRFGNDECHICCRNGSRGACLPAIEHGLKSLDGRLFVQRSDFFCHGRRGQCDGFGMCIVSPTISHSSSKSAAAMLLLPSANFVLLLLLLLRPPLLLRGQ